Proteins from one Deinococcus actinosclerus genomic window:
- a CDS encoding branched-chain amino acid ABC transporter permease, with product MDLFVQTLVNGLLQSGLYALVASGLALAVGVVGIVNFAHGEYLMIGAFLAWAGSAFLGVDPLLSLPVIAVAVFAIGALTYRVSIRHVLLAPELNQMLLTFGLGILLQNLALMLLGGNTRTVTTPYQASSLQLGDLSVGGPKALAFGLAALLLGALYVVLYRTTLGRQMRAVAQNRRGAQLIGINVDRVYLIAFGVSCALAAVAGVLVSVLLFASPTVGLVFALKAFAIIVMAGLGNLTGVLWASVLLGVSEALVQTYVPGGGGWSDAVFFLMIFGTLVLRSFRGAK from the coding sequence ATGGACTTATTTGTGCAGACGCTGGTCAACGGCCTGCTCCAGAGTGGCCTGTACGCGCTCGTCGCGTCGGGGCTGGCGCTGGCGGTGGGCGTGGTCGGCATCGTGAATTTCGCGCATGGGGAATACCTGATGATCGGGGCGTTCCTGGCGTGGGCGGGCAGCGCCTTCCTGGGTGTCGATCCGCTGCTGAGCCTGCCGGTGATCGCGGTCGCCGTGTTCGCCATCGGGGCGCTGACGTACCGCGTGAGCATCCGGCACGTGCTGCTCGCGCCGGAACTGAACCAGATGCTGCTGACCTTCGGGCTGGGCATCCTGCTGCAGAACCTCGCGCTGATGCTGCTGGGCGGCAACACCCGCACGGTCACCACGCCGTACCAGGCGAGCAGCCTGCAACTGGGTGACCTGAGCGTGGGCGGCCCGAAGGCGCTGGCGTTCGGACTGGCGGCGCTGCTGCTGGGCGCGCTGTACGTGGTGCTGTACCGCACGACGCTGGGCCGCCAGATGCGCGCCGTGGCGCAGAACCGCCGGGGCGCGCAGCTGATCGGCATCAACGTGGACCGCGTGTACCTGATCGCGTTCGGCGTGAGCTGCGCCCTGGCGGCGGTGGCGGGCGTGCTCGTGAGCGTGCTGCTGTTCGCGTCCCCGACCGTGGGGCTGGTGTTCGCGCTGAAGGCCTTCGCGATCATCGTGATGGCGGGCCTGGGGAACCTGACGGGCGTGCTGTGGGCGTCGGTGCTGCTGGGCGTCAGCGAGGCGCTGGTGCAGACGTACGTGCCGGGCGGCGGCGGCTGGAGTGACGCGGTGTTCTTCCTGATGATCTTCGGGACGCTGGTGCTGCGCTCCTTCCGGGGGGCGAAATGA
- a CDS encoding ABC transporter substrate-binding protein — MKTLLMTGVLLALSGAGAVKVGVLLPLSGAGSVSGQAAKNGYQLALDEINRAGGVLGKPLELEFADDGSAPAKAVPEFVKLVTVEKVDFMAGGVSSATSIAISGPAKQYNTFMAWIGAAAVPVEDAFADHPYFFHYHPWSYYNFEAILGYFKYLKTYKKAKNIAIAYEDGPFGSAGIDATVDAFKKAGFNVVMTEKFKTGSGNFGPLVSKAKAARPDILYWVGYDTDALPLATEIKQQNLQLGLLYGTPPSWPVGFEKNSLADNVAGLSLWLSTSPNKDSRTFVAAYKKKYGTVTDEYFAPLAYVNLKTLAAAINRAGTTDKAKVAAEMARTNVSTPFGQLTFSPSLKTKYQGFKAGNWLHFQYLGDARVPVFPIKFAQKPMVYGK, encoded by the coding sequence CGGGGCGGGCAGCGTGTCCGGCCAGGCCGCAAAAAACGGGTACCAGCTGGCGCTCGACGAGATCAACCGGGCGGGCGGCGTGCTCGGCAAGCCCCTGGAACTGGAATTCGCCGATGACGGCAGCGCGCCCGCCAAGGCCGTGCCGGAATTCGTGAAGCTCGTGACGGTCGAGAAGGTGGACTTCATGGCGGGCGGCGTGAGCAGCGCCACCAGCATCGCCATCAGCGGGCCCGCCAAGCAGTACAACACCTTCATGGCCTGGATCGGCGCGGCCGCCGTGCCCGTCGAGGACGCCTTCGCGGACCACCCGTACTTCTTCCACTACCACCCCTGGTCGTACTACAACTTCGAGGCGATCCTCGGGTACTTCAAGTACCTCAAGACGTACAAGAAGGCCAAGAACATCGCCATCGCGTACGAGGACGGCCCCTTCGGCAGCGCGGGCATCGACGCGACCGTGGACGCCTTCAAGAAGGCCGGGTTCAACGTCGTCATGACCGAGAAGTTCAAGACCGGCAGCGGCAACTTCGGCCCGCTGGTCAGCAAGGCCAAGGCCGCCAGGCCCGACATCCTGTACTGGGTCGGCTACGACACCGACGCCCTGCCCCTGGCGACCGAGATCAAGCAGCAGAACCTGCAGCTGGGCCTGCTGTACGGCACGCCCCCCAGCTGGCCCGTGGGCTTCGAGAAGAACAGCCTCGCGGACAACGTGGCGGGCCTGAGCCTGTGGCTGTCCACCAGCCCCAACAAGGACAGCCGCACCTTCGTCGCCGCGTACAAGAAGAAGTACGGCACGGTCACCGACGAGTACTTCGCGCCGCTGGCGTACGTGAACCTCAAGACGCTGGCCGCCGCGATCAACCGCGCGGGCACGACCGACAAGGCCAAAGTCGCCGCCGAGATGGCCAGGACGAACGTGTCCACGCCGTTCGGGCAGCTGACCTTCAGCCCCAGCCTGAAAACGAAGTACCAGGGCTTCAAGGCCGGGAACTGGCTGCACTTCCAGTACCTCGGGGACGCGCGCGTGCCGGTCTTCCCGATCAAGTTCGCGCAGAAACCCATGGTGTACGGCAAGTAA